The genome window AGTAACTTAAATAAGAGTACAATTTCCATAAATGGACGCTTGGTTAGTTCCTTGGTTTCGTGTGAACTACTCGGCAGGTTGTCAAAGaccataaatttgaaaagtcgTTCCTACCGAATTTTACtgctttattatattatatttagtttGAGTTTGGTCTTTTTTGCGTTTTTGCAAAAGTAGATATAATgcatatgaaataaaaaagcataGAGTTCCGTATTTTTGATCTACTACTATTAATAATCTGGTTTTATCTGGACGTTTATTTAACTTCGGAAACGACACATTCATGGATTTCTGGACTTTCAGGAGAAACtcaacatttttgaaatttgcttATTGTCATTTTCGAATCAGTGACTTTCAACACTTAAAGAACCCATCAACAAATTGGtcttaaaatttacatattcaaTTCGAATCCTCGAGAGTACGCTGCATTATAATTAAGCTGTGACCTTTCCTTCCATATGTCTAgttatataattgtttttaatcttcaattaattatataaatcTGCGCGAAGAAATGATCAAGACATAGTACAgttatattgaaattaatcactccccaattaaataaaaagatcCTTGCACGTCTCcactattttaattacatgCTTACATCAAATGAATATTGTGATAAACTGGTTTCTCTCTcaatataaacaataaaatctatatttatttgatgtttGAAATTgccgtttatttttatattcgtGGTAATTACCACATGTTCTGAATCATTCgcgataaattattattaaccgGCATAACTGACAGAATCGTTTTAACGGGATATACCCACcttcaaaagttttttcttGTTGAAATATTATGCTATTTATGTAACAAAGGATCAAGGGCTGAGGTAACATTAACGATTTAAgaagaaataagtttttttttttgtattgtttctatgaaaaatatcGTTGAATAATTAGTCCGTGACCGTGTTTTATAGCAAATAATTATGTTTGAAGGTGTCAACATCGTTATTTCTAACACTCTCATAGCATTCAAATCAGCTCTATTATGGAGAAAAACATACCTTTACACATTTCATAACATACCgtagtttaagtttggaatttgtAGCGTTTACTCAGAAGTATACATATAGgtataatgaatatgaagtaagtaataaaatttcgaaatggaaatttgcaagcaattTCGTCCTCTGCCTATGTGTGATAATCAATTGCAACAAGTGAAGTGACCATATattagattttcttttaaatataaattttgcaattttgttaCTTACTTAATCATTGTTGTATCGAGTTTtgggtaaaaattaaaaactttcaacATAAACTCTttcttatagaaaatatatcTCTTCTTTTAATGCCTACagcactttaaaaaaaattgtgaaagttaagaaaaggggtggcaattttaattacttattaattagTTCGAAGTTGATTGTGATATTTTATTCAGTGGTTGTATTTCCTCAAGCAGTGATTCTTTGGCCCATGTACTCagtcttttaaaataattaggATTTAAGATAAAAAGATGGGTGATTTTGAGTTTACATCGCCCTATAAATAACAGGTATCAAGGAGATATTCTTAAACGTTTAACATTTTAATCTCTTTGAGCTTTGCTTGTACGTCCTTATCACTTTACAATTAGATCAATAGATCCTTTATgaacataaaaatttgtagacaaaaaatgaaataatattgaGATAAGCCTATTCTCTCTCCTGTTCTCTAAAAATCATTGGCGTATTGTAGCTTTTTAGGATCGATCAATCAACAATTTTCTAGGTTTTCGATTTACAGTAGTGGTCAAAAGTATATAGACAAAGTGATTTTTCGACGGAAAAAGGAAAACCGTGATAAATTaagtaaactttttaatagaTATTATATAACACCTAAAAGTAACAATGATTGTTATAACAAAAAAGTATAGTTCCTCacaaagtgttaaaaaaatataaattcatcaaattaaaCCGGATAAAAGTAAGTAAACAATCTACTTGAACGTatgaattaagaaaaaatgcggctaaatctttaaaaatatgaacaaagtgtattcattattttgtaaagtagccattgttattaataactttttgacATCTTGGTATCGAATTCAATAAGTTGTCAATTATTGCGCTATccatgtttttccatttttcttccaaaCTAATAAAAAGATCGTCGCCTTTTGAATAAGTTTCATCCCTAAGTTGAAGATCAGCAATCTCCCATAAATTCTCAATAGGATTTAAATCGGGAAACTGGGATGACCATTTGGcaacagcaatttttttaacttctaaaaatccttttactaatttaaaagaatGTTTGGGGCcgttatcttgttgaaacTGAAATGTAATCGAGAAATATTCTTCTGTGTAAGGCatcataacatttttgagtaTGTCACGATACATAAATTTGTCCATGATGCCATTAATACGGTGTAAAGGTCCCATATCAAAACCGGAAAAGCAACCCCACACCATAATCGAACCTCCACCATATTTAACAGTGGATGTTGTATATTTGGGATTCAAACAAAATTTGGTAAGTTTTCTTACGTACTGAATACCAtcagatttaaattaattaaatttagattcgtTGCTCCAACACACTTTTTTTCCATTGTTCTTTAGTCCACTTCAAATGCTCTCGCGCAAATTCTAATTCAGCCTTCCGGTTCTTCTTGGATAATAAAGGTTTCTTGGCGGGATGGCGGGAAAATAATTCTATATCCACTAATCTTCGATGTATTGTTTTCTCTGAAACATCTGTAACACGTAATACTTATAATTCGGCTTTTGTTTGTCTTGATGATGTGAAAGGATTCTTTTAACTAATTTTGGATAGTTGTTTTACAACGAAAGCACTCATTTTTTTGGGACGTCCCGTGTAATTTCGACTATTAGGAGTACCGgatttagttaaatttttaagtatgGCCCATACGATACCGCTTTTTATTCGAATTTACGCGTAATCTCAATTTGGCGCAATTCACTTTTATGAGCGCcaattatttgcatttttaaatctaatgatAAACATTTACCACTAAGCATTTTGCGATCTCTATTGCAAATAAACTTATTGCACACTGAACACAAAACGTCCAATTTTTccagctaaaaaaaaataaataatattttgtctatttatttttgtccgaagaaattttgattatttaatatatttatcatattttattaataataataaaatttgataaacaagattttttgcatttattgaaGATAGACATTTCATCTTTGATATCGTTTTTGATCTGCATTGAAAcaagaaattataatatacatatacagtgaAACCTCTCTTTGCGGAGCACTCCTCACAAGCAGACACTTCCTATAACCGGACAATTTCCTTGAAACTGTAAggttaaaatcttttttctaTGCAAAAGAATTTCCCATGAGTGGACACCTCCATCGGACGGACAcggacattaaaatttttcctgcaGTGACAAAAAACCTCCCACAACTGGACGTGAAACTCCGAAGACCGgccaaaaatacatattattttagttacgttatttgccataaaaatgaATGTCGGGGCTTTCCCTTTATTTGGTTCTTAGTAAACACGACTTTAGTTTTTATTGCGTAGTGTCGTAAGAAACGAAACACATCATGGCAcctcttaaaaaaagatttataactttaaaagaaaaaatagaacttaTAAATATTGCTGAAAAGGATAATTTATCTGTACGAAAGTTAGCAGAGAAGTAAGTTAGTAACAAAAACTTggttgaaatatttgtttgtttatttttttagggtttaaaataggaaaattccAGGCAacagaaattttacaaaaaaaagagaaatttcgCAAAATGTGGCAATCTGGTGATAGTTTAGGGCAAAAACTtaatagattaaaaaatattccacagaaaattgataaagaaTGTCTGGATTGGTTCTCTCGAATAAGAAGCCAGAACGTTCCAATATCAGGACCACTGATAAAAGCTAAAGCTAAAGAAATAGCCTGCAAGTTGAAATACGAACAATTCAGTGCTTCTAATGGTTGGCtagaaaaatgaagaaaaaggcacaatataaattttaaatctatatCTGGCGAATCGGCAGATGTTAACCCCCAAGATGTCAgtgaatttttacaaaagtTGCCATCTCTTCTTCTGGGATACAGATCACAAGACATTTACAACGCAGATGAAAGCGGTTTATATTTCCGAGCATTACCAAACAGAACATTGGCacttaaatctgaaaaatgtgTCGGTAACAAGATGTCAAAAGACAGGTTCACTATTTTATTCTGTGTTAGTATGGTtggagaaaaagaaaagttattgGTTATTGGAAAAACTGCCCGTCCACGCGcacttaaaaatgttcctatcAAAGATTTGCCAGCTACATGGAAGTCAAATTCCAAAGCGTGGATGACCCGTGATATAATGAAGGAATGGCTTTTAGATATGGACAGAAGAATGAGGATCCAgaatagaaaaatacttttatttttggataatGCCGGTTCACATCCTCGGGACcttaatttagaaaacataaaaatatgttttttaccCCCCAATTGTACATCGGTGTGTCAGCCTTTAGACCAaggcataattaaaaatgttaaattcttGTATCgagacttaattttaaaacatattttaactAAAGTAGATGCTGCTTTATCTGCTTCAGAATTAGCTAAATCTATAAATATTCTGGAAGCTTTGTATTTTGTACATAGGGCTTGGAATAATGTGTCCCAAGCCACtatcaaaaactgttttgctAAAGCtggatttaagaaaaatgaaagttcTTTGCCTGCCTCTGAAGAAGAATACGAACAAGAAGACTTCCTGCCTTTGTCACTTTTGGCGAGTCTCATAAGAAACTGCAAAGAAGTCTGTAGCACTGTGGGACCGTCAGAATACGTAAACATAGACGAAGCAATTTCTACAGAAGAACAATGCAACATTGATTACGAACTTTTAGAAGAGCGTGAGCAAGATATGCAAGAAAATGATGAGGAAGAAGTTATAATCactgaaatttcttcaataaaatctTATAGTGAAGCCCTGAAAGTGATTGaagacttaaaaatatttgcacagGACGATTTTGTggcatttcaaaaacttaaaagtgtagaattccattttcaaagttgtttactcaaggaaaaacaaaaaacaatgaTAGAATCAaagattttagatttttttaactctttagTAACCTGGTATACtaaattccaatttattttaatttaattttctcaaaccataaaaatatgcagtattatttttgattttcatttccACCCTTCCCACAAGCGGACACCTCCCACTAGCGGACAAAAAAGCTGGAACCAACGGTGTCCGCTTATGAAAGGTTTCACTGtatatacaaattattttttaataatcatttgttcaattgtaaattagaaaatcaattttatatatctaCTTTTGACCATTATTGTAGGTGgagagatattttatttaaataatggtGAAGAGacagcaaatttatttaactatgGAACCTCTTTTCCtcgttttctttttatctcttttttaaCTTCACACAAACAACTACTTACTTAATAGGTaaacaaattatataattGCAAAACTGCTTTAAATACTATATCCttgtttaaagaaataattgcATTGTTCCTGCCATTCCATTTTTAATTCTGCACATTAGCATCTCATGTATATATCCTTCATTTTGAGTATGGTACTACAGTATAgttatatgtacatacatactTATATACTTACATACATATAGTATATCTCCTTAACAACCTATACTACGCGGATATTCTCGATTTTTTATAGTTTCGTTAGGCGATTGCGATATAGTGAGCTTCGTACGGGATacatgtttatttattgtttaaataagTTTAGCATAAGGTATTTAAAATGCAAGTCCAGCTGCAGAAAATGTTCTTTGTGTATTTGCTGGTAAGAATAGTTATTGTCTATAAATATCTGTACTATTAACAATTGTTGTTGTGGTGTCTTGGCACCTTGAgtttttggtgttatttatattatttaaaacttaagtTTATTAAGCAGAATCTAGAAACTATGACCCTCACCATTTTTGCGTGACACCAACCTGAATACCTATTAAGCACCTACCTAGGTCACTACCTGCTTTTAGTTCAATAGGtacttatatacatatgtgaaatttaatatgatTAATGCAAAACATTTTAAGAAAGTTGAAAAACGATGCTTTAAGCTAGCAATAATGTCAGTATTGCCATGAAAATATGATTTGTCTCTATCTTCTGATTTTTGCcgttaaacatttctttaattattaattcatgaGAAGTTGGAAGTTGTGTAGGTTATGCATTAACaacaaaaatgatatattatgaattaagaataattttattaagaaatatgttgttagctttttgataattaacatGTGAAAATGAAGGATAAGTAAGTGGAATAAACCTGGCTTTATAGAAATGCTGACAAacgtaaatttttctttcaaagaGAACATTGTTACATATGAACGTTTTGTCTTTCacatttttagtaaaaaattgcattCTGGAATAATATTGTCGAGCAGCGCTTTCTTAAGAATCAATTTTCATTGTCTATTCGGGATTGTACTTTTCTTCGTTATTGAGTTAGTGTTTTCTTAAGAACTgggaaataaaagttaaaaaaatgtataaaaagtTATACCTTCTCATACAGTGTACAATACAGGGTGCCTGTTTCTGCAGTTTAACCATGGGGTATAAACCTCTGTTATTATAAGGGAtacaaagtcggttaaattagagcaaaattacattttaggGAGggtaattatacagggtgtttcctaactacgtgtaaaaaatttaagggcaTAATCATCGAttgattttaagtaaaaaatgtctaataaacATGTCcgcaaatgttttgttttcaagatacggggtgttaaaatataacaagaaaaaacagttttattcaatatttccaaaatgactcaatttgggtatttcaattttagcacACGATTATGTAGTAAAAAACCCAATATTTACActtgttttatttctcttaTTCTTTTTGATAGGAGCACTCCTTCTCaaagaaaacataattttttgggAGAATgctttaatgattaattataagaattgctgaaaatgatCATAGTggtttttata of Euwallacea similis isolate ESF13 chromosome 15, ESF131.1, whole genome shotgun sequence contains these proteins:
- the LOC136413782 gene encoding tigger transposable element-derived protein 6-like, whose translation is MAPLKKRFITLKEKIELINIAEKDNLSVRKLAEKQQKFYKKKRNFAKCGNLKIDKECLDWFSRIRSQNVPISGPLIKAKAKEIACKLKYEQFSASNDVNPQDVSEFLQKLPSLLLGYRSQDIYNADESGLYFRALPNRTLALKSEKCVGNKMSKDRFTILFCVSMVGEKEKLLVIGKTARPRALKNVPIKDLPATWKSNSKAWMTRDIMKEWLLDMDRRMRIQNRKILLFLDNAGSHPRDLNLENIKICFLPPNCTSVCQPLDQGIIKNVKFLYRDLILKHILTKVDAALSASELAKSINILEALYFVHRAWNNVSQATIKNCFAKAGFKKNESSLPASEEEYEQEDFLPLSLLASLIRNCKEVCSTVGPSEYVNIDEAISTEEQCNIDYELLEEREQDMQENDEEEVIITEISSIKSYSEALKVIEDLKIFAQDDFVAFQKLKSVEFHFQSCLLKEKQKTMIESKILDFFNSLVTCIIFDFHFHPSHKRTPPTSGQKSWNQRCPLMKGGEIFYLNNGEETANLFNYGTSFPRFLFISFLTSHKQLLT